One genomic segment of Hordeum vulgare subsp. vulgare chromosome 2H, MorexV3_pseudomolecules_assembly, whole genome shotgun sequence includes these proteins:
- the LOC123425539 gene encoding uncharacterized protein LOC123425539, giving the protein MEHGDAATGSGSGSRSRSGAGTSIQVTALDGIVNVNSLFTLAAFLGLAWRPSSDGPGLADGADHLGACAAGDRIESDLVSFHVLAFACFLFSSLVALCLKQIVRTFPHYRRASSAAAGAAVSWTVKINRAALRVGILASAVGSVCGCGFLTMALVNVVQVKLGRLGCGAGGSAAWGAVIPLVTLVPTAMLIYIGIVFYAFTR; this is encoded by the coding sequence ATGGAGCACGGCGATGCTGCcaccggcagcggcagcggcagccgcAGCCGCAGCGGTGCCGGAACGAGCATCCAGGTCACGGCTCTGGACGGCATCGTGAACGTGAACTCTCTCTTCACCCTCGCCGCGTTCCTCGGCTTGGCGTGGCGCCCCTCCTCCGACGGGCCCGGCCTCGCCGACGGCGCCGACCACCTGGGCGCCTGCGCCGCAGGGGACCGCATCGAGTCTGACCTTGTCTCCTTTCACGTCCTCGCCTTCGCCTGTTTCCTCTTCTCCAGCCTCGTCGCGCTCTGCCTCAAGCAGATCGTCCGCACCTTCCCCCACTACCGCCgtgcctcctccgccgccgccggagccgcCGTCAGCTGGACGGTGAAGATCAACCGGGCAGCGCTCCGGGTCGGGATCTTGGCGTCCGCGGTGGGCTCCGTGTGCGGGTGCGGGTTCCTGACGATGGCCCTCGTCAACGTGGTGCAGGTGAAGCTCGGCCGGCTCGGATGCGGCGCCGGCGGCTCCGCGGCATGGGGCGCCGTCATCCCGCTCGTCACGCTCGTGCCGACCGCCATGCTGATCTACATTGGCATCGTCTTCTACGCCTTCACCCGCTAG